A window of the Pyrodictium abyssi genome harbors these coding sequences:
- a CDS encoding antitoxin AF2212-like protein: MGERGRERVLALWRGLPLAGEAVVEAVYERGVLRLLRPLDLPDGARVVVRIVEAGRPPRGLLEVLDEIAREYRGRAREDPLEAFLRERR, translated from the coding sequence ATGGGTGAGCGTGGGAGGGAGCGGGTGCTGGCTCTCTGGAGGGGTCTTCCGTTGGCTGGGGAGGCCGTGGTTGAGGCGGTCTACGAGAGGGGTGTGCTACGGCTCCTTCGGCCCCTGGACTTGCCGGATGGGGCGCGTGTCGTTGTGAGGATAGTGGAGGCGGGTAGGCCGCCGCGTGGCCTGCTGGAGGTCCTCGACGAGATTGCGCGGGAGTACCGGGGCCGGGCGCGGGAGGATCCTCTCGAGGCGTTCCTCAGGGAGAGAAGATGA
- a CDS encoding type II toxin-antitoxin system VapC family toxin: MIVLDTSILVDAVIPFDEHRRSIVRRVLRAVEEAGAVVYEPRLVLVELAGVLARYQPPDKVRSHVERIAEKLVIIDYGVLHDTAYRVALETGCRAADAFFIAAALHTGSLLATNDRIQAANAARMGVEAYYVLQQHQQLIERLRDAKEPLDTMDQ, encoded by the coding sequence ATGATAGTGCTGGATACGTCTATCCTAGTGGACGCCGTTATACCGTTTGACGAGCACCGGCGGAGCATAGTTAGGAGGGTGCTCCGGGCGGTAGAGGAGGCCGGGGCGGTTGTCTACGAGCCCCGTCTCGTCCTGGTAGAGCTGGCGGGCGTCCTGGCCCGGTACCAGCCGCCGGATAAGGTGCGTAGCCATGTTGAGAGGATAGCAGAGAAGCTGGTGATAATAGACTACGGCGTACTGCATGATACGGCTTACCGGGTGGCCCTGGAAACGGGGTGTAGGGCTGCAGACGCGTTCTTCATAGCGGCCGCGCTGCACACGGGCTCGCTTCTAGCCACAAACGACAGGATCCAGGCGGCAAACGCGGCTAGAATGGGTGTCGAGGCCTACTATGTGCTGCAGCAGCACCAGCAGCTCATAGAGCGGTTAAGGGATGCCAAAGAACCCCTAGACACAATGGATCAGTAA
- a CDS encoding type II toxin-antitoxin system VapC family toxin has translation MRFLDSSVFLHAYLAPRRRLSQREAQVKERAKSIIERIDAGSEEVLTTVIHVAEIANIVEARLGLQTSLRVAARILSLENIRVAGVTEEDYEKALATASRYTVSLNDALAYIKMMEHGVEEVYTFDKHFKNLPGIKIVQE, from the coding sequence GTGAGGTTCCTCGACTCGAGCGTTTTCCTCCACGCCTACCTCGCCCCGAGGAGAAGGCTAAGCCAGCGAGAAGCCCAGGTAAAGGAGCGGGCCAAGAGCATAATAGAGCGCATAGACGCGGGCTCCGAAGAGGTGCTGACAACCGTCATCCACGTAGCCGAGATAGCAAACATCGTGGAGGCGAGGCTAGGCCTCCAGACAAGCCTCAGAGTAGCGGCACGGATACTCTCGCTAGAGAATATAAGGGTGGCAGGCGTCACGGAGGAGGACTACGAGAAGGCGCTAGCCACAGCAAGCCGCTACACGGTCAGCCTAAACGACGCCCTAGCCTACATCAAGATGATGGAACACGGCGTAGAAGAGGTCTACACCTTCGACAAACACTTCAAAAACCTACCAGGCATAAAAATCGTACAAGAGTAG
- a CDS encoding AbrB/MazE/SpoVT family DNA-binding domain-containing protein, translating into MGLLARMDKQGRILIPAGIRRKLKTRLFIVEAEEDRIVLRPVEPVSLTSLFDSIVVDDVEDFTDTHELRRALAREGQR; encoded by the coding sequence ATGGGTCTCCTGGCTAGGATGGATAAGCAGGGAAGGATACTGATACCCGCTGGTATCCGGAGAAAGCTGAAGACAAGGCTATTCATTGTGGAGGCCGAGGAGGATAGGATAGTGCTCCGGCCCGTAGAACCGGTCAGCCTTACAAGCCTCTTCGACTCCATAGTCGTGGACGATGTGGAGGACTTCACCGACACCCACGAGCTGCGCAGAGCCCTAGCCAGGGAGGGGCAGCGGTAG
- a CDS encoding type II toxin-antitoxin system VapC family toxin, giving the protein MGAGGPGDEEGEVAAAVAGRYLLDASALYPLVLRLRETLLAYTHLFAALDLTVYEVGNVIWKEHRRGRIRDLLVVARLFQEVLGGMQVISLRDRLPEIAELATSESLTFYDASYLYAARAHRMKLVTEDSDLQRFPESISVEQLLKELQGA; this is encoded by the coding sequence GTGGGTGCAGGCGGTCCGGGAGACGAGGAAGGAGAGGTAGCCGCGGCTGTGGCGGGCAGGTATCTCCTCGACGCCTCGGCCCTATACCCGCTAGTACTCCGGCTCCGGGAAACCCTGCTAGCCTACACCCATCTCTTCGCAGCCCTAGACCTGACAGTCTACGAGGTCGGGAACGTCATCTGGAAGGAGCACCGGAGAGGCAGGATCAGGGACCTCCTGGTGGTGGCCAGGCTCTTCCAGGAGGTCCTCGGCGGCATGCAGGTGATAAGCCTCCGGGACAGGCTGCCCGAGATAGCAGAGCTCGCCACGAGCGAGAGCCTCACGTTCTACGACGCATCCTACCTATACGCGGCGCGGGCACACCGGATGAAGCTAGTCACAGAGGACAGCGACCTACAGAGATTCCCCGAGTCCATCAGCGTCGAGCAGCTGCTAAAAGAGCTACAGGGCGCGTAG
- a CDS encoding type II toxin-antitoxin system CcdA family antitoxin, with product MSTVVLSVRVRRELKEEAERLGIDLRAVVEKALEEEIRRARMHRLRRLIDEALDAMDLTVEEWVQAVRETRKER from the coding sequence GTGTCTACGGTTGTCCTATCTGTCCGGGTCCGGCGCGAGCTCAAGGAGGAAGCTGAGAGGCTGGGCATAGACCTCCGGGCTGTCGTGGAGAAGGCGCTGGAGGAGGAGATCCGGCGGGCCCGGATGCACCGGCTCCGGAGGCTCATAGACGAGGCGCTAGACGCCATGGACCTCACGGTGGAGGAGTGGGTGCAGGCGGTCCGGGAGACGAGGAAGGAGAGGTAG
- a CDS encoding type II toxin-antitoxin system VapC family toxin: MNPTHSTSRTTGLGSVVWKEARLLGDTGVEEALEKAEKLVAILSSMHVLSVRGTGDYQGVARLALETGLTFYDAAYAYMARKHGLTLVTQDRELREKASRAGVKTATVDALEPASMGGHGPHTR; encoded by the coding sequence GTGAATCCTACACACTCGACCTCGCGTACCACCGGGCTCGGCAGCGTCGTCTGGAAGGAGGCACGCCTGCTCGGAGACACGGGCGTGGAGGAGGCCCTAGAGAAGGCCGAGAAGCTAGTAGCCATACTCAGCTCGATGCATGTACTCAGCGTGAGAGGCACCGGCGACTACCAGGGCGTAGCCAGGCTAGCACTAGAAACCGGGCTAACATTCTACGACGCCGCCTACGCGTACATGGCCCGGAAGCACGGCCTAACCCTGGTCACCCAGGACAGAGAGCTGAGAGAAAAAGCCAGCAGAGCTGGCGTGAAAACCGCCACCGTGGACGCCCTAGAACCAGCCTCCATGGGAGGCCACGGCCCGCATACGCGCTAG
- a CDS encoding type II toxin-antitoxin system VapC family toxin encodes MEEGKIYDTSAVIELVARRRAPLVPGYISVLTAVEYPPAVPRVLGILYPTKQDYRLAVAWQAKLRRLGAPMPAVDLVIAAQAYNNGMELVALDKHFQLLKEKIAPDLKLVEEL; translated from the coding sequence GTGGAGGAGGGTAAGATCTACGACACAAGCGCAGTGATAGAGCTGGTGGCGCGGAGACGGGCCCCGCTAGTACCAGGCTACATATCCGTGCTGACAGCGGTAGAGTACCCGCCGGCCGTGCCCCGCGTACTAGGGATACTGTACCCCACGAAGCAGGACTACCGGCTCGCAGTAGCATGGCAGGCCAAGCTCCGCAGGCTCGGCGCGCCGATGCCGGCAGTAGACCTCGTCATAGCCGCCCAGGCGTACAACAACGGCATGGAGCTAGTAGCGCTCGATAAGCACTTCCAGCTCCTAAAGGAGAAGATAGCGCCAGACCTCAAGCTGGTAGAGGAGCTATAG
- a CDS encoding HAD family hydrolase, whose product MSSRRGRVSVLVLDFDGVVTRLPVDWQRARREVSRVLGRPVASLTRLLASLWGTGEYALASRVLERFEREAAERAAPFPDVEPALQLARGHGLEVYLATLQPRAVVEPFLRRHGLLGYFRGLVTRDDHPSKEEMLRMILAGTGAPPGELLLVDDNPAYAEACSRLGVRFLHLENSAEEPRLLEALRRVLGP is encoded by the coding sequence ATGAGCAGCCGCCGGGGTAGGGTCTCGGTCCTGGTACTCGACTTCGATGGGGTGGTCACGAGGCTGCCGGTGGACTGGCAGCGGGCCCGCCGGGAGGTGTCCCGGGTCCTCGGGCGCCCCGTGGCTAGCCTGACCCGGCTCCTGGCCAGCCTATGGGGCACCGGGGAGTACGCTCTCGCCAGCCGTGTGCTCGAGCGCTTCGAGCGCGAAGCCGCGGAGAGGGCGGCCCCCTTCCCCGACGTGGAGCCAGCGCTCCAGCTAGCCCGCGGCCACGGCCTAGAGGTGTACCTGGCGACCCTCCAGCCCCGGGCCGTCGTGGAGCCGTTCCTACGGAGGCACGGCCTGCTGGGCTACTTCCGCGGCCTAGTCACCCGCGACGACCACCCCAGCAAGGAGGAGATGCTGCGCATGATACTAGCCGGGACCGGGGCCCCGCCGGGCGAGCTGCTACTCGTAGACGACAACCCCGCCTACGCCGAGGCGTGCAGCAGGCTTGGAGTCAGGTTCCTACACCTAGAGAACAGCGCCGAGGAGCCCCGGCTCCTAGAGGCGCTTAGACGCGTCCTGGGCCCGTAG
- a CDS encoding PIN domain-containing protein, producing MNSSENRIRILLDTTYLLPVVGVDVEGVEEALTVLEKLYRLGRAEIYYTQFNVFEIMGKLSRIDYDRRRVMLGLKSIREAFRATQPTAAGYLKALELRRKGFKDLIDLLLYTTSKTRRLSFLTRDMRLLDFLEAVGEDTTSIIHEEEFVRKHG from the coding sequence GTGAACTCCTCGGAGAACAGGATTAGAATACTACTAGACACGACGTACCTGCTGCCGGTAGTGGGGGTCGATGTAGAGGGGGTGGAGGAGGCACTAACCGTGCTAGAGAAGCTATACAGGCTAGGGAGAGCCGAGATCTACTACACACAGTTCAACGTATTCGAGATAATGGGCAAGCTCTCGAGAATAGACTATGACAGGAGAAGGGTGATGCTTGGGCTAAAGTCTATCAGGGAGGCGTTTAGGGCAACCCAGCCCACGGCAGCAGGGTACCTGAAGGCGCTAGAACTGCGCAGGAAAGGGTTCAAAGACCTTATAGACCTCCTCCTCTACACGACGTCGAAGACACGGAGGCTAAGCTTCCTGACGAGAGACATGAGGCTCCTAGACTTCCTAGAAGCGGTGGGAGAAGACACAACCAGCATAATCCACGAGGAGGAGTTCGTCAGGAAACACGGCTAG
- a CDS encoding AbrB/MazE/SpoVT family DNA-binding domain-containing protein: MGLVARTRVGRKNMLYIPKSIAEAVGIKEGTVVKLRVKDNKVVIEVVPDPFELALRYPKFAKTSFEEFEKESEEMQGELLGEQD; the protein is encoded by the coding sequence TTGGGCCTGGTTGCTAGGACCCGTGTAGGCCGGAAGAACATGCTCTACATACCCAAGAGTATAGCTGAGGCCGTCGGCATAAAGGAGGGTACTGTTGTAAAGCTGAGAGTAAAGGACAACAAGGTGGTCATAGAGGTAGTGCCCGACCCCTTCGAGCTGGCGCTGAGGTACCCTAAGTTCGCCAAGACAAGCTTCGAGGAGTTCGAGAAGGAGTCAGAGGAGATGCAGGGTGAACTCCTCGGAGAACAGGATTAG
- a CDS encoding DegT/DnrJ/EryC1/StrS family aminotransferase — MIPIARPMIGPEELEAVERVLRSGMLAHGPEVEEFEREFAEYIGVDYAVAVSSGTAALDLLLKAYRIGPGDEVITTPFSFIATANAVLYQGARPVFADIDPETYNLDPDSVVELITPRTRAIIAVHLYGHPADMKPLREIAEDHGLVLIEDAAQAHGAEYMGRRVGSLGDAAAFSFYPTKNMTTGEGGMVTTNDREVAERIRLLRNHGQAEKYLHTELGYNLRMTSIAAAIGRAQLRKLDWMNRRRRENAETMTRILRSVDGIAPPAEKPWARHVYHQYVVRVTEAFPLTRDQLAEKLRQHGIATAVHYPRAIPDQPLYKRLGIDCPRGCPEARKAARQVLSLPVHPAVTVEQARAIAETIKRIAEEQSQEG, encoded by the coding sequence TTGATCCCGATAGCACGGCCCATGATAGGCCCCGAGGAGCTGGAGGCGGTTGAGCGGGTCCTCCGCTCCGGGATGCTAGCCCACGGCCCTGAGGTGGAGGAGTTCGAGCGCGAGTTCGCCGAGTACATAGGCGTGGACTACGCGGTCGCGGTCTCCAGCGGCACAGCGGCGCTAGATCTGCTGCTCAAGGCTTACCGCATAGGCCCGGGAGACGAGGTGATAACCACACCGTTCAGCTTCATAGCCACCGCTAACGCGGTGCTATACCAGGGCGCCAGGCCCGTATTCGCCGACATAGACCCCGAGACCTACAACCTAGACCCGGACAGCGTGGTGGAGCTCATAACTCCCCGGACCCGCGCGATAATAGCAGTCCACCTCTACGGCCACCCCGCCGACATGAAGCCCCTACGCGAGATAGCCGAGGACCACGGGCTAGTACTCATAGAGGACGCTGCCCAGGCACACGGAGCAGAGTACATGGGCCGCCGCGTAGGCTCGCTGGGGGACGCGGCAGCCTTCAGCTTCTACCCCACCAAGAACATGACCACCGGCGAGGGCGGAATGGTGACCACCAACGACAGGGAGGTGGCCGAGAGGATACGCCTCCTAAGGAACCACGGCCAGGCAGAGAAGTACCTCCACACAGAGCTAGGCTACAACCTGAGAATGACGAGCATAGCGGCCGCGATAGGCCGCGCCCAGCTCCGCAAGCTAGACTGGATGAACAGGCGCAGAAGAGAGAACGCCGAGACAATGACAAGGATACTCCGCAGTGTAGATGGCATAGCCCCGCCGGCCGAGAAGCCCTGGGCCCGCCACGTCTACCACCAGTACGTAGTCCGCGTCACAGAAGCCTTCCCGCTAACCCGGGACCAGCTAGCAGAGAAACTACGCCAACACGGCATAGCAACCGCGGTACACTACCCGCGCGCTATACCAGACCAGCCGCTCTACAAGCGGCTCGGCATAGACTGCCCCAGGGGCTGCCCCGAAGCCAGGAAAGCAGCCAGGCAGGTCCTCAGCCTACCAGTACACCCAGCCGTGACAGTGGAGCAGGCCAGGGCGATAGCCGAGACCATAAAGCGCATAGCAGAGGAGCAAAGCCAGGAGGGCTAG
- a CDS encoding PD-(D/E)XK nuclease family protein, giving the protein MSSSNTIDAGRLKRALLELVESDPELRYALMGLLGYREILERITRLEERFARLEERFAGLAERQQRLEERMEQVMREIEKLWREVLALRESQQRLEERQQRVEERLERLDRTLATVAHRFGVLSEHAFREAMRGILEEYFGATAHRWSVYDAEGLVYGYPSEVEVDVVVRDGVHILVEVKSRVDTSDVLELSRIARLYEKQEGVRPELAILGGFVDRRAERLAQRLGIKLYTYLEG; this is encoded by the coding sequence TTGTCCTCCAGCAATACTATCGACGCTGGGAGGCTTAAGCGGGCTCTCCTAGAGCTCGTCGAGTCCGACCCAGAACTCCGCTACGCGTTGATGGGGCTGCTGGGCTACCGGGAGATACTGGAGCGCATTACTAGGCTTGAGGAGAGATTCGCCCGCCTCGAGGAGAGGTTCGCGGGGCTCGCCGAGAGGCAGCAGCGCCTGGAGGAGAGGATGGAGCAGGTTATGAGGGAGATAGAGAAGCTCTGGCGTGAGGTGCTGGCGCTCCGGGAGAGCCAGCAGCGTCTCGAGGAGAGGCAGCAGAGGGTGGAGGAGAGGCTCGAGCGGCTAGACCGCACGCTGGCCACGGTGGCGCACCGGTTCGGCGTGCTGAGCGAGCACGCGTTCCGCGAGGCGATGAGAGGCATACTTGAGGAGTACTTCGGGGCTACGGCGCACCGGTGGAGCGTCTACGATGCCGAGGGCCTGGTCTACGGCTACCCCTCGGAGGTGGAAGTAGACGTCGTGGTCAGGGACGGGGTCCACATCTTGGTTGAGGTGAAGAGCCGAGTGGATACCAGCGACGTACTCGAGCTATCGAGGATAGCCAGGCTCTACGAAAAGCAGGAGGGCGTCCGGCCCGAGCTGGCTATACTCGGCGGCTTCGTGGACAGGCGCGCCGAGAGGCTGGCGCAGAGGCTCGGCATAAAGCTCTACACGTACCTTGAGGGGTAG
- a CDS encoding ABC transporter ATP-binding protein — protein sequence MDKCLEIRGASKQYPGGIVAVDGVSLTASCGTVTALLGPNGSGKSTLLAMAAGVLRPSSGVFLVAGLEVWGPRGRDARRLLGYMPQAEPFHPLLTGWENLALHASMRGVRLDRGLVLELAEELGLGREALGRRVGGYSGGMKRKLALIAAVLHQPRVLLLDEPDSGLDPGSRRRLAEVLRRLARSGAAVVFTTHIGWSAAHADQVVFMHRGRVVAEGAPGELVEKYSPWHLVELEAADPEGLRAELERLGGVERVEARDGVLVVAVRGGPDALAAVARAAARHGLRRLSAREPGIEDAFLAATGQPLGEER from the coding sequence ATGGACAAGTGTCTCGAGATACGTGGCGCCTCCAAGCAGTACCCGGGCGGCATAGTGGCAGTGGACGGTGTAAGCCTCACAGCCAGCTGCGGCACCGTCACCGCGCTGCTTGGGCCCAATGGGAGCGGGAAGAGCACCCTACTAGCCATGGCCGCGGGAGTGCTGAGGCCTAGCAGCGGAGTCTTCCTCGTCGCCGGGCTCGAGGTCTGGGGGCCCCGTGGCAGGGACGCCCGGAGGCTCCTCGGCTACATGCCGCAGGCTGAGCCGTTCCACCCGCTGCTCACCGGCTGGGAGAACCTCGCGCTCCACGCCTCCATGAGGGGTGTCCGGCTCGACCGGGGCCTGGTCCTAGAGCTCGCAGAGGAGCTGGGCCTCGGCCGGGAGGCGCTGGGCCGGCGCGTCGGCGGCTACAGCGGGGGTATGAAGAGGAAGCTCGCGCTCATAGCGGCTGTGCTCCACCAGCCCCGGGTGCTCCTCCTCGACGAGCCGGACTCGGGTCTTGATCCAGGCTCGCGGCGCCGGCTCGCAGAGGTTCTCCGGCGGCTAGCCCGCAGCGGCGCCGCTGTGGTCTTCACCACGCATATCGGCTGGAGCGCTGCCCACGCTGACCAAGTAGTGTTTATGCACCGGGGCAGGGTGGTGGCCGAGGGCGCGCCGGGCGAGCTCGTGGAGAAGTACAGTCCGTGGCACCTAGTGGAGCTGGAGGCGGCCGACCCCGAGGGGCTCCGCGCTGAGCTGGAGAGGCTCGGGGGCGTCGAGAGGGTCGAGGCCAGGGATGGCGTCCTGGTGGTGGCTGTGAGGGGTGGGCCGGACGCGCTAGCCGCCGTGGCCCGGGCGGCTGCGCGGCACGGACTACGCCGCCTCTCGGCGAGGGAGCCGGGCATCGAGGACGCGTTCCTCGCCGCCACAGGCCAGCCCCTGGGGGAGGAACGCTAG
- a CDS encoding ABC transporter permease, with translation MGFLAGYLAAQLRILLRSRSTLFWVVVFPLIMTLLFTSLWGKPATPKIDLGLVVEDEHTAIVEGIVRGINATPMVDDLIVLDSREELLEQLRAPPPRGVDVGIVVPQGFSRNISTGRQACLELLYLDTPSSWTNTSLAIARGIVDELSRRIREHFLEAALRYTPQQYRPYVVALAEPVKVRVEPVEPETAVTEAQVKAWIALSMAVVEALFIGLLVGATSFHEEKRLGMLPALLSSPLGSWSLLAARLLTALLYTGIASAVAIAAGALAGAEYSASPAAVAVAAAMIALATLFSASIGLVISGLAKRQEAAEAMANAVAFPLMFIGGIWVPKWMLPPLLQRLAEVLPVSRMADAARAVIVYGQGPGEALAEHTPPTVLAATAVFLAIGVLLYRRLLEKSIEHPG, from the coding sequence ATGGGGTTCCTGGCCGGCTATCTGGCTGCGCAGCTGCGGATACTCCTTCGTAGCAGGTCCACACTGTTCTGGGTAGTAGTCTTCCCGCTGATAATGACGCTGCTATTCACCTCCCTATGGGGTAAGCCAGCAACGCCTAAGATAGACCTAGGGCTCGTAGTGGAGGACGAGCACACGGCGATAGTCGAGGGCATTGTGAGGGGTATCAACGCCACACCGATGGTAGACGACCTCATAGTGCTGGATAGCAGGGAGGAGCTGCTAGAGCAGCTACGGGCGCCCCCGCCACGAGGCGTAGACGTGGGCATCGTGGTGCCCCAGGGCTTCTCCCGCAACATATCCACTGGGCGCCAGGCCTGCCTAGAGCTGCTCTACCTCGACACACCGAGCTCCTGGACCAACACCTCGCTGGCCATAGCCCGGGGCATCGTGGACGAGCTGTCCAGGCGCATAAGGGAGCACTTCCTCGAAGCCGCTCTGAGGTATACGCCGCAGCAGTACCGGCCCTACGTGGTAGCGCTAGCTGAGCCGGTGAAGGTCCGGGTAGAGCCCGTGGAGCCAGAGACCGCTGTCACCGAGGCGCAGGTCAAGGCGTGGATAGCGCTCTCGATGGCTGTGGTCGAGGCGCTCTTCATAGGATTGCTTGTCGGGGCTACTAGCTTCCACGAGGAGAAGAGGCTAGGCATGTTGCCGGCGCTGCTCTCGAGCCCCCTGGGCTCCTGGAGCCTACTAGCCGCGCGGCTGCTTACAGCGCTACTCTACACCGGCATAGCCTCAGCCGTAGCCATAGCCGCGGGAGCGCTAGCCGGCGCCGAGTACTCCGCCAGCCCAGCCGCCGTAGCCGTGGCCGCCGCCATGATAGCCCTCGCAACGTTGTTCTCGGCCTCGATAGGCCTAGTCATATCGGGGCTAGCGAAGAGACAAGAGGCCGCCGAGGCCATGGCCAACGCTGTGGCGTTCCCCCTCATGTTCATAGGGGGTATATGGGTGCCCAAGTGGATGCTCCCGCCACTCCTACAGAGGCTAGCCGAGGTACTCCCCGTAAGCCGTATGGCTGACGCTGCCCGAGCCGTGATAGTCTACGGGCAGGGCCCTGGCGAGGCCCTAGCCGAGCACACGCCGCCCACCGTGCTCGCCGCGACAGCCGTGTTCCTGGCTATAGGCGTCCTACTGTATAGGCGCTTGCTCGAGAAGAGCATAGAGCACCCCGGGTGA
- a CDS encoding transcriptional regulator, giving the protein MPGEEEIRRALELLRRSPLQSPVRLAVMLLLAARHSMEFSDLQRALGVTPGNLWSHLEKLRKAGLVRVRYRPWPGQGPRMIVEATGEGLEALFRHLHALRVLEEAAGSGREEAGGSGAGAEEEAARLRRGSGAV; this is encoded by the coding sequence GTGCCCGGCGAGGAAGAGATACGTAGGGCGCTAGAGCTGCTACGGCGGAGCCCTCTCCAGAGCCCGGTCCGGCTCGCTGTCATGCTGCTACTTGCTGCCCGCCACAGCATGGAGTTCTCCGACCTGCAGCGCGCCCTCGGGGTGACACCGGGCAATCTTTGGAGCCACTTGGAGAAGCTTAGAAAGGCTGGGCTTGTGAGAGTACGGTACCGGCCATGGCCGGGCCAGGGCCCGCGGATGATAGTCGAGGCTACCGGGGAGGGCTTAGAGGCGCTGTTTAGGCACCTACACGCTCTAAGAGTCCTAGAGGAGGCAGCGGGCAGCGGCCGAGAGGAGGCCGGCGGCAGTGGAGCCGGGGCTGAGGAGGAGGCTGCTAGGCTACGCCGAGGCAGTGGGGCTGTCTAG